The Actinomycetota bacterium sequence CCCGCTCCCCGCGAGCGGCCGTCCCGGCCGCGGTGGGCGTCGGGGGGTACGCGTGGCCACGCTGCGACCGGGTCACGTCCGGGTTCGGCCGCCGCTGGGGACGGATGCACACCGGGATCGACATCGACGGCAACACCGGCGAACCGATCTTCGCTGCCAAGGCCGGGCAGGTCATCTTCGTCGGTTGGCAGGGCGGGTACGGGCGCCTGACGTTGATCGCGCACGGCGACGGGGTCGTCACCGCCTACGCCCACCAGAGCGCCTTCGCCGTGGCGGACGGCCAGCGGGTCGGCCAGGGACAGCGCATCGGGAGCGTCGGGAGCACCGGGCACTCGACCGGCTCGCACCTGCACTTCGAGACGCGCGTGAACGGCAGCCCGGTCGACCCGCGTCGGTACTTGCCGGGCAGGTGCTGACGCTGGCCGTGGTCCTCGTGGCCGAGCTGACCTGGCCGATCCTCGAGCGCATCCCGATCGCAGGAGACGTCGCCGTCTCCCCGCACGGCATCGGGACCGCCGCGGGGTTCCTGATCGGGGCCGTCCTGCTGCTGCGCCGCACGGAGCGGCGGGGGATCGCCGACGTCTACGTGCACGACATCCCCGCCGCGGTCAACGATCTGCTGGTCCGTGCGCTGATCGGTGCGGTGATCGGTGCGCGCGCCTTCTACGTCCTGACCCACTTCGACCAGTACGCCCGGGATCCGATCGCGATCCTGCGCGTGTGGGAAGGCGGCCTCACGCTCCTGGGCGGACTCGCCGGCGCGATCCTGGCTGCCCTCCCGCTGGTGCGTCGCCGCGGCTACCGCTTCGACCTGCTGATGGACTCAGCCGCCCCGGGGCTCGCGGCCGGGATCGCGATCGGGCGGTTGGGGGACCTGGCGATCGGCGACCACCTCGGTGACCCGGCGGGCGGGTGGCCACTGGCGTGGCGGTGCACCGGGAACTACTGGGATCGGGCCACCAACACGCTACGGGCCTTGGGCGACCCCGTGCCCCCACGGGCCGGGCCGCCGTACGCCGGGCAGACCCAGGGCTGCTTCGACGTGGCGGTGCACCAGACGGCTCTCTACGACCTCGTCCAGGCCGGGCTGCTGTTGGCTCTCCTGCTGTGGCTGGAGCGCAAGCCGCGCTGGAACGGCTTCTTCATCACGGTCTTCGTGTACTGGTACGCCGCCGCGCGCTTCGTCTCGGACTTCCTGCGTCAGGACCGGCGCCTGCTGGGGCTGACCGGCTCGCAGTACGCCGCGCTGGCTGCGATCGGCGCCCTGACCGTGTTCCTGCGGTGGCGCCGGCCGTGGCAGCGGCGACCTTGGGTGTGGGACCCGCCCGACTTCCCGCACGCACCCCCACGCCACGACGATGCCGTCAACGACACCTGACGCCCCCAAGGTCGCAACGCGACGCCACGCGCGAACGGCGGCTGCGACCACCGACGCCGTCAGCCAACCGCGCGGACCAAGATCGACGGCACCTGGTCGAGCGTGCAGGTGAGGACCACCCGTCCAGGCTCGACTTCCGCGCGGGGTTGGCACGGCACCAGCTCGTCGGGGATCGCCACACGGACCGCCTCCCCCAGGCGGAGTTGGCGTCCGGCCACGTCCACCCGGTCGGGGAGCTGCTCACCGGCGGGGCCGAGCTGCGCGGTGTCGATCTGTGCGGTCACGCGCCCGGTGTCCATATCGGTCACCTCGACCTCGCCACGGAGCAGCGCAGCGCGGTCCAGCGACACACCGTCCAGGTCGAAGCGGACCCGGGCGAAGGGCACATCCTGGCGGACGACCTCCCGCAGGACCACGCGCACCTCGTCGACCTCCCCGGTGAACAGGTAACGGGTCACGACCGGGAAGTCGCCCAGACGGGCGTCGATGCCCGCTGCGTCGCGGACCCGCTCGCGGACGCCGGCCTCGATCCTGGCGGCGGCGAAGCGCGGGACGGCCAGCTCGACCAGCACGGCGAGGACCACCACCACGAGGAAGATCCACCTGACGATCCGCACGTCGGCTCCTAGAAGCGTCGACCTCCGACGAGCGTACGACGGTCACGTCGATCCGTGGTCGGCGGCGTGTTCCCAGTGCGCATCGCGCCGGCCTACCGCGGGGGTCTAGGCCGTTCGGAGAGCCGGCGCGTCAGACCCGCGGTTATCCTGGAAGTCATGGCGGAGTCCCACCAGCGGTACGAGGACCTCGCCCTCGCTCACGTCCTGGGCGGCCTCGATCCGCAGGACTCCGCGGAGTTCCGTGCACACCTGCTCAGCTGTCGCGACTGCCGGTTACGCGTCGCGGAGCTACGTGACCTGGCAGCCGAGCTGGCAGCCACCGAGCGCCAGGAGCGTCGCCGCGCCGCCGTCGCGACCGAGACCGTTCGGCGCGTCGATCACGACGACGAAGACGACCGCTCGTGGTGGGAACGTTGGTCGCGGCCGGCGCTCCGCGTCGGTGCCGTCCTGGCCACGATCGTCGTGCTGGCGGTCCTGTTCTGGAACTACCACCTGCGCCGCGTCACCGGTGACTACGCCGCGGTGGTGGAGCGTCAGGCCGAGGTCCTGTCCATCCTGGCGTCGGGTGAACCGCTCGACGTGCGCGCATCGGCTGGTGTGACCGGTGCGGCGGCGGTGTCCGACACCCACCTGGCGGTCAGCCTGGAAGCCGTCCCTGAGCTCGGTGAAGACGAGGTGGTGGTGCTCTGGCGGGTCGACGACGGCCGTGCCAGCGTGGTGGACGTGGGCCGCGCCCCGCACGACGGCGCCGTCCCGTTCGCGATACGGATCGCGGACGCCGACGCGGTCGTGGTCACCGTCGAGTCGGCCAGCCAGCGCCCCACCGCACCCGGCAGCCGCCAGCTCGCTGAGGTCCACCTCCCGCCCGACGGTTGATCGTCGAGCGTCGTCGTCGGCGCCACCATGGGGTAGCCTCAACGGTTCCGGGCGCGTAGCTCAGTGGGATGAGCGCTCGCCTCACACGCGAGAGGCCGCTGGTTCGATCCCAGCCGCGCCCACCCGGCCCCCGCCGACGCGGGGGCCACCAACGTCTCGGGGCCGCTCGCATGGTCGCCACGCGTCGTGTCCACCCGGCGTGTCGCCACCCCACCGGCTCGCTCGTCGCGTCACCGCTGGCAGGGGTCAGCCGCCGGTCGGCGACGGCCTGCACAGCCGCCGCGGTTACCCTCGATGCCCGAGAGGAGGTGCCACGTGAGCGCAGACGGCCGACCCACCGCCCGAGAGCGCCTGGCCCAGCGCGGTCAGCTCCAGGGGCGGGTGGTCGCCGCTCTGGTCACCGCCGGCTCCGGCCCGCCCCAGGAGTGGGATCTCGACCGGCCCGTCCCCGACGACGCGCAGGTGGAGCCCGTCCAGGTCGACACCGACCGCGGCCGTGCGATCTTGCGCCACTCCGTCGCCCACTTGATGGCTCAAGCGGTCACGCAGCTGTACCCCCACGCCAAGTTCGCGATCGGCCCGCCGGTCGAGGACGGCTTCTACTACGACTTCGAGGTCGACCAGCCGTTCACACCGGACGATCTCGAGCGCATCGAGGAGCGGATGCGTGACCTGGTCCGCGAGAAGCAACGCTTCGAACGCGACGAGCTGCCCCGCGACGAGGCGCTGCAGCTGTTCGCCGACCAGCCGTACAAGCGCGAGATCATCGAGCGACTCGACCCATCGGAGGTCGAGGTCGTCACCGAGGACGGGCGGCAGGTGGATCACGCCGGCCACGGCCAGACCGGCGACACCGTCACCGTCTACCGCAACGTCGTCGAAGAAGACGGTGAGGTCAAGGAGCGCTGGGCCGACCTGTGTCGTGGACCGCACCTACCCAACAGCGGCTGGGTGCCGGCGTTCAAGCTGCTACGCACCGCCGGGGCGTACTGGCGTGGCGACGAGTCACGACCGATGCTGCAACGCATCTACGGCACCGCGTGGGAGTCGCGGAGAGCCCTCGACGAGCACCTGCGCCGCCTGGAGGAGGCGCGCGAACGCGACCACCGCAAGCTCGGGCCGCAGCTGGAGCTGGTGCACTTCGCCGAGGAGCTCGGCCCTGGCATGGCCATCTGGCTCCCGAAGGGGGCGATCGTCCGCAAACAGATGGAGGACTGGGCCCGCGACGAGCACCTTCGCCGCGGCTACCAGCCGGTGTACACACCGCACCTCGCCAAGGGGATGCTGTGGGAGACCTCCGGCCACCTGGACTACTACCGCGAGAACATGTTCCCGGCGATGCAGCTCGAGAACCTCGAGTACTACGCCAAGCCGATGAACTGTCCGTTCCACATCCTGGCGTACCAGTCGAAGGTTCGTTCCTACCGGGAGCTCCCGCTGCGGCTCGCGGAGCTCGGGACGGTCTACCGCTTCGAGAAGTCCGGTGTCGTGAACGCGATGCTCCGCGCCCGCGGTTTCACCCAGGACGACTCGCACATCTTCTGCACTCGCGACCAGGTGGTCGACGAGGTCGTCGCGGTGATCCGCTTCACCCTCGACCTCTACCGCGATTTCGGCTTCGGCCGCCCCTCACGGGTGGCGGTGTCGACGAGGCCCGAGAAGGCGATCGGCCGCGACGAGGACTGGGACGTGGCCGAGAAGGCGCTGGTCGATGCGGTGCAGCGCGCCGGGCTCGAGTACCAGATCGACGCAGGAGAGGGCGCTTTCTACGGGCCGAAGATCGACATGCATGCCCGTGACGCGATCGGTCGCGAGTGGCAGCTCACCACCATCCAGGTGGACTTCAACCTCCCCGAGCGGTTCGACGTGACCTACGTCGGTGAGGACGGCCAGCACCACCGGCCGTTCATGATCCACCGGGCGCTGTTCGGTTCGGTCGAGCGGTTCTTCGCCGTGATGCTCGAGTCGTTCAACGGGGCGTTCCCGCTGTGGCTCGCGCCGGTCCAGGTGGCGGTCATCCCGGTGGCGGCCGACTTCGTCGGGTACGCCCACGCGGTCGCCGACGCCGTCCGCGACGCTGGCATGCGGGTCGAGGTCGACGACTCCGACGACACGCTCGGCAACAAGATCCGCAAGGGCCAGATCGACAAGATCCCGTACCTGGCGGTGGTCGGGGGCCGCGAGGAGGAAGCACGCACGGTGTCAGTCCGCCCCTACCAGGGCGATCAGCGCGCGCGCGTCGGGCTCGCCGAGTGGGTCACCGAGCTGACCGCCGAGGTGCGCGAGCGTCGCGCCGGCGCCCCGTCGGGGGGCTGACGGTGGCCGACGTCGACCCCCACGGCTCGGTCGGCGACGACCTCGAAGCCGTGCCCGAGGTCGAGGACGCCCCGATGTGGGGTCGGGTGGTGCGCACCCCGGAGGCCGGTCAGCCCCCGCCCGTGGACGGGATCCAGCGGCTGTGGGCGCCGTGGCGCTTCGGGTACATCGCCGGTGGTGACCGGGTCGACGGCTGCCCGTTCTGCGTCCTGCCCGGCCGTGGTCCCGACCGAGACCGCGAGAGCCTGATCTTGCACCGCGGGGAGCGGTGCTACGTGATCTTCAACGCCTACCCCTACAACCCCGGTCACCTGATGGTCGTTCCGTTCGCCCACACCGCCGACCTGGAGGACCTCGATGAGCCCACCGCCGCGGAGCTGTGGGAGCTCGGGCGGCGCTGCGTCGCCGTGGTCAAGGATCGACTCGACGCCGAGGGCGTCAACCTCGGCATGAACCTGGGAGCCGCTGCCGGGGCGGGCATCAGCGATCACGTCCACCTGCACGCGGTCCCGCGCTGGCTCGGCGACACCAACTTCGTGTCGGTGATCGGGGCGACCCGGATCCTGCCGCGGGCGCTGACCGAGATGTACGACGAGCTGGCGCCCGCCTTCGGCTGATCCCGGCGCCGCTCGGCGTCAGGCCTGGCGTTCGCTGTCGGCCTGCGCGGCGATCTTCTGCGCGATGTGGTCGGGGACCTCCTGGTGGTGGTGGTAGCGCATCGCCACCGTGCCCCGCCCGGACGTGAGCGCCCGCAGCTCCGCCACGTACGTCAGCATCTCGGCCTCGGGCACCAGCGCGTGCACCATCTGCCGTGCCGGCCCGGCCGGGTCCGTGCCCTGGATGCGTCCTCGACGCGCCGACAGGTCGCCCATCACGTCGCCGGTCAGGTCATCGGGGATCGAGACGTCCACTTCGAGCACCGGCTCGAGGAGCTTCACGCCCGCCTTCTCGGCGGCGT is a genomic window containing:
- a CDS encoding prolipoprotein diacylglyceryl transferase — protein: MVLVAELTWPILERIPIAGDVAVSPHGIGTAAGFLIGAVLLLRRTERRGIADVYVHDIPAAVNDLLVRALIGAVIGARAFYVLTHFDQYARDPIAILRVWEGGLTLLGGLAGAILAALPLVRRRGYRFDLLMDSAAPGLAAGIAIGRLGDLAIGDHLGDPAGGWPLAWRCTGNYWDRATNTLRALGDPVPPRAGPPYAGQTQGCFDVAVHQTALYDLVQAGLLLALLLWLERKPRWNGFFITVFVYWYAAARFVSDFLRQDRRLLGLTGSQYAALAAIGALTVFLRWRRPWQRRPWVWDPPDFPHAPPRHDDAVNDT
- a CDS encoding anti-sigma factor, with the protein product MAESHQRYEDLALAHVLGGLDPQDSAEFRAHLLSCRDCRLRVAELRDLAAELAATERQERRRAAVATETVRRVDHDDEDDRSWWERWSRPALRVGAVLATIVVLAVLFWNYHLRRVTGDYAAVVERQAEVLSILASGEPLDVRASAGVTGAAAVSDTHLAVSLEAVPELGEDEVVVLWRVDDGRASVVDVGRAPHDGAVPFAIRIADADAVVVTVESASQRPTAPGSRQLAEVHLPPDG
- the thrS gene encoding threonine--tRNA ligase, producing MSADGRPTARERLAQRGQLQGRVVAALVTAGSGPPQEWDLDRPVPDDAQVEPVQVDTDRGRAILRHSVAHLMAQAVTQLYPHAKFAIGPPVEDGFYYDFEVDQPFTPDDLERIEERMRDLVREKQRFERDELPRDEALQLFADQPYKREIIERLDPSEVEVVTEDGRQVDHAGHGQTGDTVTVYRNVVEEDGEVKERWADLCRGPHLPNSGWVPAFKLLRTAGAYWRGDESRPMLQRIYGTAWESRRALDEHLRRLEEARERDHRKLGPQLELVHFAEELGPGMAIWLPKGAIVRKQMEDWARDEHLRRGYQPVYTPHLAKGMLWETSGHLDYYRENMFPAMQLENLEYYAKPMNCPFHILAYQSKVRSYRELPLRLAELGTVYRFEKSGVVNAMLRARGFTQDDSHIFCTRDQVVDEVVAVIRFTLDLYRDFGFGRPSRVAVSTRPEKAIGRDEDWDVAEKALVDAVQRAGLEYQIDAGEGAFYGPKIDMHARDAIGREWQLTTIQVDFNLPERFDVTYVGEDGQHHRPFMIHRALFGSVERFFAVMLESFNGAFPLWLAPVQVAVIPVAADFVGYAHAVADAVRDAGMRVEVDDSDDTLGNKIRKGQIDKIPYLAVVGGREEEARTVSVRPYQGDQRARVGLAEWVTELTAEVRERRAGAPSGG
- a CDS encoding HIT domain-containing protein — its product is MWGRVVRTPEAGQPPPVDGIQRLWAPWRFGYIAGGDRVDGCPFCVLPGRGPDRDRESLILHRGERCYVIFNAYPYNPGHLMVVPFAHTADLEDLDEPTAAELWELGRRCVAVVKDRLDAEGVNLGMNLGAAAGAGISDHVHLHAVPRWLGDTNFVSVIGATRILPRALTEMYDELAPAFG
- a CDS encoding LmeA family phospholipid-binding protein, with product MRIVRWIFLVVVVLAVLVELAVPRFAAARIEAGVRERVRDAAGIDARLGDFPVVTRYLFTGEVDEVRVVLREVVRQDVPFARVRFDLDGVSLDRAALLRGEVEVTDMDTGRVTAQIDTAQLGPAGEQLPDRVDVAGRQLRLGEAVRVAIPDELVPCQPRAEVEPGRVVLTCTLDQVPSILVRAVG